One Phoenix dactylifera cultivar Barhee BC4 chromosome 14, palm_55x_up_171113_PBpolish2nd_filt_p, whole genome shotgun sequence DNA window includes the following coding sequences:
- the LOC120113154 gene encoding uncharacterized protein LOC120113154, whose product MERTPLGKEEKSIWLMEEYSIQNLRRRCGDAAMTMDRNKLDDWVVCKIYLRPSARKELCGTELPTMESRELEVQEIWYQPFVLPIQQITEGFDQEVEFCSYKSHDSSLQYPSPDELQENFESLPAEKILQQFADAPDTNLDILQLPTLDELEKIFEPPLADEILQ is encoded by the exons ATGGAACGAACCCCCTTGGGCAAGGAGGAAAAGAGCATCTGGTTGATGGAAGAGTACTCCATCCAGAACCTTAGAAGAAGATGTGGTGATGCAGCTATGACGATGGACCGAAACAAG CTGGATGACTGGGTTGTTTGCAAGATTTATCTGAGGCCGAGTGCTCGCAAAGAATTGTGTGGTACAGAACTTCCTACAATGGAAAGCAGAGAGCTGGAGGTGCAAGAAATATGGTATCAACCTTTTGTATTACCAATTCAGCAGATCACTGAAGGATTTGACCAAGAGGTGGAGTTTTGTTCTTATAAGTCGCATGATAGCTCACTACAGTATCCATCTCCTGATGAACTACAAGAGAATTTTGAATCACTGCCAGCTGAAAAGATCCTCCAACAATTCGCTGATGCACCTGATACAAACTTGGATATTCTGCAATTGCCGACTCTTGATGAGCTAGAAAAGATTTTTGAACCACCACTGGCTGATGAGATTCTCCAATAA
- the LOC120113141 gene encoding NAC domain-containing protein 105-like, with translation MLPPGFLFRPSDEVLLVTYLKNKLLQWPLPCDVIVEADVYGCHPQDLALEYLMANRDFEWFFFTSTPRKHPGASETSRASRRAGLGRWKATKGVKNVVDSKNNTIGSKKSFCYMEQNSDGGENKSIWLMEEFSMQNLRRRGSAGEMRDTNELDDWVISKIYLTPKARKAHADLKQFASATLEPAFKRRRIEVPYSSPSFLLLIGLLLLFDFLSVSFADSLSSDILIPQLEYMMVPPGFIFQPTDEELLDFFLKEKLLHQPLPCDIIKEADVYGNHPSNLTGS, from the exons ATGCTGCCGCCGGGCTTCTTGTTCAGACCGAGCGACGAGGTTCTCCTCGTCACCTACCTCAAGAACAAGTTACTTCAGTGGCCTCTTCCCTGCGATGTTATTGTGGAGGCTGACGTCTATGGATGCCACCCCCAGGACTTGGCTT TGGAGTATCTCATGGCAAACAGGGACTTCGAGTGGTTCTTCTTCACTTCTACCCCTCGGAAGCATCCAGGCGCAAGCGAAACCAGCCGTGCATCTCGGCGCGCAGGCCTGGGACGATGGAAGGCCACGAAAGGTGTCAAGAACGTGGTGGATTCCAAGAATAACACCATTGGGTCGAAGAAGAGTTTCTGTTACATGGAACAGAACTCGGACGGTGGCGAGAACAAAAGTATCTGGTTGATGGAGGAGTTCTCTATGCAGAACCTTAGAAGGAGAGGTAGTGCTGGTGAGATGAGGGACACAAATGAG TTGGATGACTGGGTCATCAGCAAGATTTACTTGACTCCAAAAGCTCGCAAGGCTCACGCTGATTTGAAACAATTTGCTAGTGCTACATTGGAACCCGCtttcaaaagaaggaggatagAAGTGCCTTACTCTtctccatcttttcttcttcttattggTCTTCTTCTCCTATTTGACTTTTTGTCTGTCTCCTTTGCCGACTCCCTCTCATCTGATATTCTGATACCACAGCTAGAATACATGATGGTGCCACCTGGATTTATTTTCCAGCCAACGGATGAGGAGCTCTTGGATTTCTTCCTCAAGGAGAAGCTCCTCCATCAGCCACTTCCATGCGACATAATCAAAGAAGCCGATGTCTATGGAAACCACCCCAGCAACCTTACTG GTTCCTAA